One stretch of Armigeres subalbatus isolate Guangzhou_Male chromosome 2, GZ_Asu_2, whole genome shotgun sequence DNA includes these proteins:
- the LOC134209774 gene encoding uncharacterized protein LOC134209774 translates to MFEDIVGRSCDADAVKLHHLDKALIGDAAGWITAKMIVENNCQQTWKQLSDQYENPRVIVDSHLEGLLEMKSMTKRSHKDLLELVKTFNRHVGGLEYQGLVVDELSGLILTKILTLRLDDQTLQLWERTQQHAKLPKFEDTMQFLRSECQVLERFQNRHHIPLKEPSQRHKSHAATTVTITGSCQFCSEIHRHFECPEFNKLTPAERREEVTKLKICFNCLRPGHRSLNCSSKKTCSRCQRRHHTLLHEERTSSTSKERAAFEEKDEEEAIQAQIPQQVSDAVVSCSQSQAAKTVMLMTAVVHIKDPRGWTVPCRVLLDSGSQVNFLCKAMADRLANKRLQAHIPIAGIGGVKPTPRKS, encoded by the coding sequence ATGTTTGAGGATATTGTTGGCCGTAGCTGTGATGCTGATGCAGTCAAGCTTCATCATCTGGACAAAGCATTAATCGGTGACGCCGCCGGGTGGATCACGGCAAAGATGATTGTTGAAAATAACTGCCAGCAAACATGGAAACAGCTGAGCGACCAATACGAGAATCCCAGAGTAATCGTCGATTCTCATCTCGAAGGGCTGCTTGAGATGAAATCGATGACCAAACGCAGCCATAAGGACTTACTCGAACTTGTGAAGACATTCAACCGTCATGTTGGCGGTCTCGAGTACCAGGGACTAGTAGTTGATGAACTTTCTGGTCTCATACTTACGAAGATCCTTACTTTGCGATTGGATGACCAAACACTCCAACTGTGGGAAAGGACCCAGCAGCACGCCAAGCTACCCAAATTTGAAGATACGATGCAGTTTCTACGAAGCGAATGCCAGGTTTTGGAACGATTTCAAAATAGGCACCATATACCCTTGAAGGAACCCTCTCAACGACACAAATCACACGCTGCAACCACTGTGACCATCACCGGTTCCTGTCAATTCTGTAGTGAAATCCATCGCCACTTCGAATGCCCGGAATTCAACAAATTGACACCAGCTGAACGGAGGGAGGAAGTCACCAAGTTGAAAATCTGCTTCAACTGTCTTCGCCCAGGTCATCGATCCCTTAACTGCTCATCAAAAAAGACGTGCTCCCGCTGCCAAAGGAGGCATCATACACTATTGCATGAAGAACGAACATCATCGACATCGAAGGAGCGAGCCGCTTTTGAAGAAAAAGACGAAGAAGAAGCCATCCAAGCCCAAATCCCGCAACAAGTTTCCGATGCTGTTGTGTCGTGCAGTCAATCCCAGGCTGCCAAAACCGTGATGCTTATGACTGCCGTGGTGCACATCAAGGACCCTCGAGGATGGACAGTTCCCTGTCGTGTGCTGTTGGACAGCGGGTCCCAAGTAAACTTCCTGTGTAAGGCAATGGCCGATCGTTTGGCAAATAAAAGACTACAGGCACACATACCCATCGCTGGAATTGGTGGAGTCAAACCTACGCCAAGGAAAAGCTAA
- the LOC134209775 gene encoding uncharacterized protein LOC134209775: MLIGVSHFLRLLKSGRLQLNDTLPELQETHFGWVIAGDIDEVSVSQQCLAATVDPVSDILRQFWEIEEISESAKPVSDQDECEKMFQLTHRRDESGRYIVSLPFNESVNQLGNNRNLAMRRFLSLERRFKKNPELKKQYCQFIDEYKEMGHCHEVNVSDATNQGVYYLPHQAVLRPSSSTTKIRVVFDASAKAAPAEKSLNDVLRVGATLQSDIFSILLRFRKHQVVFTADISKMYRQIRIEPEHARFQRIFWRTNPEESLRVLELTTVTYGTAAAPYLATRCLFQLYDDEGSSFPLAARIIRVDCYIDDVISGADTVEEAVESQRQIQQLLARGGFLVHKWSSNTSEVLNSIPEAERERLVHLDNTTTNVMKTLGLIWSPQQDQFLFKVNHPNQEANQLTKRSVLSEIGKLFDPLGLVTPVTVIAKLIMQRIWKAGLTWDDPLEGELYQSWQQFREALIQINKVKIPRCTIPYGVTAIEIHGFSDASLVAYGAVIYVRCILPNDTITVNMLCSKSKVFPIAEMSIPRKELLGPGYYLVCWLMY, encoded by the coding sequence ATGTTGATTGGAGTTTCCCATTTCTTGCGGTTGCTGAAATCTGGACGTCTTCAATTGAATGATACGTTACCCGAACTTCAAGAAACCCATTTTGGATGGGTGATTGCCGGAGACATCGACGAAGTTTCGGTTTCTCAGCAATGCCTAGCTGCAACAGTGGATCCTGTTTCCGACATTCTTCGTCAATTCTGGGAAATAGAGGAAATATCAGAGTCAGCAAAACCAGTGTCCGATCAAGATGAATGTGAGAAAATGTTCCAGTTGACTCATCGTCGAGATGAATCAGGCAGATATATAGTAAGTCTTCCATTTAATGAGTCGGTGAATCAACTTGGGAACAACCGAAATTTGGCGATGCGTAGATTTCTTTCGTTGGAGAGAAGATTCAAGAAAAATCCGGAACTAAAGAAGCAATATTGTCAATTCATCGATGAGTATAAAGAAATGGGGCACTGCCACGAAGTAAACGTATCCGATGCTACCAACCAAGGCGTTTACTACTTGCCCCATCAAGCCGTTCTCCGTCCATCAAGTTCTACAACCAAAATCCGAGTAGTTTTTGATGCGTCAGCAAAGGCAGCTCCCGCTGAAAAATCGTTGAATGACGTTCTACGAGTCGGAGCAACACTACAAAGTGATATATTCAGCATCTTGCTACGGTTCCGCAAACATCAGGTCGTATTCACTGCTGACATCTCGAAAATGTATCGGCAGATACGGATTGAACCGGAGCACGCACGCTTCCAACGAATTTTCTGGAGAACAAATCCGGAAGAGTCTCTTCGTGTCCTGGAACTCACAACAGTAACCTATGGGACAGCTGCCGCCCCATATTTGGCAACTAGATGTCTATTCCAGCTCTATGATGATGAAGGCAGTTCTTTCCCGCTTGCAGCTCGTATAATTCGAGTGGACTGTTACATCGACGACGTAATTTCCGGTGCAGATACCGTGGAAGAAGCCGTAGAAAGTCAGAGACAAATACAACAGTTGCTTGCAAGAGGTGGATTCCTCGTCCACAAATGGAGCTCCAACACCTCGGAAGTTTTGAATTCGATTCCGGAAGCCGAACGTGAAAGGTTAGTGCATCTAGACAACACCACCACGAATGTAATGAAGACACTCGGTCTGATCTGGAGCCCGCAACAAGACCAATTCCTATTTAAAGTCAACCATCCCAATCAAGAAGCAAACCAACTCACAAAACGATCAGTACTCTCTGAAATCGGTAAGCTATTCGATCCATTAGGTCTCGTAACTCCGGTTACTGTCATAGCCAAGTTGATAATGCAGAGGATTTGGAAGGCCGGATTAACGTGGGATGATCCGCTGGAAGGAGAACTGTACCAATCCTGGCAACAGTTTCGCGAAGCTTTGATCCAGATAAACAAAGTCAAGATTCCTCGATGCACAATACCATATGGTGTCACCGCCATAGAAATCCATGGTTTCTCCGATGCATCCCTAGTTGCATATGGAGCAGTCATCTATGTTCGCTGTATTTTGCCAAATGATACGATCACAGTCAACATGCTCTGCAGCAAATCCAAAGTATTCCCGATTGCAGAAATGAGTATTCCACGTAAAGAGTTGCTTGGTCCCGGTTATTATCTCGTCTGCTGGTTAATGTACTGA
- the LOC134209776 gene encoding uncharacterized protein LOC134209776, producing MCTWNYVKSKENPADLISRGQTPLILSSNELWWKGPSFLSKAKYQPELPDDIPDEELPEMRKADMIVIPAIKAETLTVFSKFSSFRKLQRVIALVMRFISNCRQKSSNNRILEQHSTIQELRLALHVIIKVIQHEVLGDEIHRVISNEPCKKIAALSPIYEDGVLRVGGRLQNSWLSFDSKHPYLLPKHFITDQIIRTYHEENLHVGPTALLALLRSRYWLLDGRSSIRKVTRSCITCFRAKPKGSSQMMGVLPSCRVTPAEPFLRTDIDYDGPVIVREGRHKPKLVKAYIAVFVCMSTKAVHLELVSDISTAAFLAALQRFVSRRGLCQQIYSDNGSNFKGAKSELHELYLLFQNRKAIDEIVAFCQPKEISWNFIPPEAPNFGGLWESAVKSAKYHLKRTLKTAHLSFEEYATVLSQVEAVMNSRPLCLTSDPEAAILTPAHFLIGRPLTTTPEPCYNELPMNRFSRWQYLQQIRDQFWKKWSRDYLQNLQPRGKNCQAQQNVRPGMIVLIEQKDIPPQCWKIGKIVQVYPGHDKLVRVADVSIGNSIYRRAISKLSILPIEDNNVDI from the coding sequence ATGTGCACATGGAACTACGTCAAGTCGAAGGAAAATCCAGCCGATCTAATATCCAGAGGCCAAACCCCACTCATCTTGAGCAGCAATGAGCTCTGGTGGAAGGGTCCATCATTTCTAAGTAAAGCAAAGTACCAGccagaacttccggatgacatTCCtgatgaggaacttccggaaatgaGAAAAGCTGATATGATCGTCATCCCAGCCATCAAAGCAGAAACGTTAACTGTGTTTTCCAAGTTCAGCTCCTTTAGAAAGCTTCAGCGAGTAATTGCATTAGTCATGCGATTCATCAGTAACTGTCGACAAAAATCTAGCAACAATCGAATTCTGGAACAACATTCTACAATTCAAGAACTCCGATTAGCTCTCCATGTTATTATCAAGGTAATTCAGCATGAAGTTTTGGGTGATGAAATACATCGTGTAATATCAAATGAACCGTGTAAGAAGATCGCCGCTTTAAGCCCAATCTACGAAGATGGAGTGTTGCGCGTAGGAGGAAGACTTCAAAACTCATGGCTATCCTTTGATTCAAAACATCCTTATCTACTTCCCAAACATTTCATAACCGATCAAATCATTCGGACATACCACGAAGAAAATCTGCACGTCGGTCCGACAGCTCTGTTAGCACTACTTCGTTCTCGTTACTGGTTGCTGGACGGGAGGTCGTCAATAAGAAAAGTTACCAGAAGCTGCATTACTTGCTTTCGAGCGAAACCTAAAGGATCCAGCCAGATGATGGGAGTTCTTCCATCTTGCCGAGTGACACCTGCTGAACCATTTTTGAGGACTGACATTGATTATGATGGACCAGTGATTGTACGAGAAGGACGACACAAACCGAAGCTAGTCAAAGCGTATATTGCAGTATTTGTCTGCATGTCAACCAAAGCAGTTCATTTGGAATTAGTTTCGGATATTTCGACCGCTGCTTTCCTAGCCGCTCTACAGCGCTTCGTGAGTAGAAGGGGCCTTTGTCAGCAGATATACTCTGACAACGGTTCCAACTTCAAGGGGGCAAAATCAGAACTACACGAGCTTTATCTTCTATTTCAAAACCGCAAGGCAATTGATGAAATAGTAGCTTTCTGCCAACCAAAAGAGATCTCCTGGAATTTCATCCCGCCCGAAGCTCCAAATTTCGGGGGCCTGTGGGAAAGCGCCGTGAAATCAGCTAAGTATCACCTGAAGAGGACATTGAAGACCGCTCATCTTTCTTTTGAGGAATACGCTACCGTGCTCAGCCAAGTGGAAGCAGTAATGAACTCTCGACCTTTATGCTTAACATCGGATCCGGAAGCGGCAATTCTAACGCCTGCCCATTTTTTGATTGGTCGTCCTTTGACCACTACTCCCGAACCATGCTACAACGAACTACCAATGAATCGCTTTTCAAGGTGGCAATATCTTCAGCAAATCCGCGATCAATTCTGGAAAAAGTGGAGCCGGGATTACTTGCAGAATCTGCAACCGAGAGGTAAAAATTGTCAAGCACAGCAAAACGTACGTCCTGGTATGATTGTGTTGATCGAACAAAAAGACATTCCACCGCAGTGTTGGAAGATAGGTAAAATCGTCCAGGTCTATCCAGGTCACGACAAGTTGGTACGAGTAGCAGATGTAAGCATTGGAAACTCTATCTACAGGCGAGCCATATCAAAATTGTCCATCCTGCCAATTGAAGATAACAATGTTGACATCTAA